TAAGTACAGTTCCTTTAGATTGGAAAGTTTACGGAAGTGAACTTCTGAGACAAGGCCAGAGAAATCGTTATCAGAGAAATCGAAATCCTCGAGATATTGGAGCTCACCAATACTTTCAGGTATAGTGCCATTGAACCTGTTATTATTGGCAAGCAATACTCTAAGGTCTGACAACACTGAAAGATTGGTCAGTATGGGTCCTTCGAGGTGGTTGTCAAAGATGCTTAAATATTGTAGACGGGTTGGAAATGTATTCAAATCATCAGGGAAAGAACCTCTTAGGTTGTTGTCATGCAGATCCATAATATACAATGAGTTTCTAGCACAGCCGTTGAGGCTTTTTAAAACATCATCGAGTGTTGTGTTGAATTTGTTGTATTCCAACCATAGAAATTTAAGACTGCAAAGATTCCCCAACGATTTTGGTATTGCACCTTCGAATTCATTGGCTGACAAATCAATTTTCTTGAGATATCTcatgttttcaaaagaatttgGAAGAGTTCCTTTAATGTCACTATCAGATAGTGAAAGATTAACGAGACTGGTGCTGATATTGAGCAACCAAGGAACTGTTGTGGGGTGTACGGAACTCTTCACAATGGAAAGATCTGTGAGAGAATTAGAGGATGAATTGGTATGCGAAAGAGATGAGATATCTACTTGTGGTAATACACAATTAGACAATGCCAAAAATGATAGGGAGGAGGCTGTTTTGAATGATTGAAACCAATTTGTGGCTCTGGTAAAATCAGTATTTCCAAGCGCAAAGTGTTGAAGAGAATTGAGATGAGAAAGCCATTCAAGACTATTACCAATCAACTGACCATAGCCAGGGTCACTGGAAAGATTGAGGTACTTTAACCTCGTCAGATTCCCAAGTTGGGAAGGAATGATTCCAACAATGAGATTATACGAAAGGTCGAGATATGTGAGTCTAGACAAAGAGCCAATGAACTCGGGAATGTTAGTGAAATTATTGTAACTGAGATCTAAGTAGCTCAAATGTTGTAACTCAACCAACGAAGAACTGATTTGACCACTCAATATTTGTTCATTAGATTGAGCAGGAAGATCAAGAGCAATAATATGATGAGTTGAGTTATCACACCTGATTCCTCTCCAAGAGCAACAATCTCCGCCGGTGCTTGCCCAGGATGATAGAACGTTGTATTCGTCGACAAGGCCTTGCTTAAAGCCTACAAGGGCTTCTCTCTCCTTCTCTATGCATTGTCCATCAACACTGCTGCTCGTACTCCATACATGACACGTGGCTACGACAAACAAAAGAACGAAAACTCTGATCATCGTCATCATGTTAAGCTATCAATTGGTTTAGTGCAAATTTAACtgccatataaataaatatatatacatataaaaattgGGGACCACACGATTGACGTCTCATTATCTTTGGACGACTCATTATTAGTCTTATTGAAAAGTAAACACCTTTATTGTGTGGCTAATCTGTTACGTACAATCTCTATCCACAAACGTAGCAGTtactccatatatatatatatatatatatggagttTGATTGTGTTGGATGTTAGAGATAATTtagattttacattaataaacatatatacatatatattaagtATTTGTTTGTGAATTAAACTGaaaataaaatgataattataaaaTTCTAATATGAATTTATTAGGTATTTATAATCCTAATTTGAATAGTAGGGAAATACAAAATTTAAGCTATATTAAATTTGTTTAAGGATTTGTGGAATACAAATTTGAGTATTTTTTAATAGGCATTTAAACTCtagtaataaataaatatataaatatttttaacatatatatgtatacaaacattttgttgaaaaaatataaataaatgaaattataatttaaaccaAAAATTATATTTGTCTTAATATTATTTTGTAGTAAATAATAATGGGAAGTTTACAAAAATactttaagattttttttaaaaacaaaacttaaaatactgaatcagaatttttttttaccaaaatatactattatttttaagttatttCTGTCATCATCTTCTAAattcaatatatatttttgttttataaaatgTTTTGTTCATTGGCATCAAATATAGACATTTTGTTGGGCAACATAAATTCCCAATGAATCAAACACGGATATTCATGTAatcacaaaaaataataataataataatcatgtatttttttaTAGAAAGTGATctcataatatatttatatgagaGATTCTATTATTATGGGAAGAACATTATCAGTTGTGCTCTTGTGTACTCCCAACTAGTGCATAGTTTTTGACGCGTTTTCTTTTATGACCGTATATTTTGTAGTTAGTTAGAGTAttttacaaatttttagaaaattatgaataatttaaagTGCTGAAAACTATGTTTAAATTAGGTTGTTgaatgcgtgactaatttttttatactattggaaaacaatatgtttgaacttagttttcggcaaTGTAagttattcaaaattttctgaaaatttgcagattgctctaaataacaacaaaatgcataatcataaaaaaatagcgccgaaaactgttcacgagttaGGAACACAATAGAACTCCACCGGTGTGGCTTTTTTTAAGACCTTGCaataaaatttcccaatatttatattatatatataggataattcttttataggagtttcactttaagctttactagtggggctctcagtgttctcgacccgtgaatagtaaTTACTCTTATACAGTTGATTAAAACATCGTTAACAGTGATTACTTtaagcctatatatatatatatatatgctttctTGTTTTTCAAATAATATGTATGTGATGGTCCTATTCTGCTTGACCAGAAGACTTGGGTAAGTCTTGGTCTTGGTCAACAGTGATTACTCTTATACAGTTGATTAACACATCGTTAACGTTTCATTAAATATGGTATGTACTGGTACTATTGCGTTGTGTGGTGTTAATACACCCTTCTGTCtagactttttattttatttatttaaaaataaaaattgccTACCAACTCGTATCACAAAAAGTAATGCACTGTGATATTCCTAAATTAGTCTGTAAATGTAGATTAAAATTAATCCTTCCCTTTAtggtttgaaatttaaattagATTAGATAAGAACAACACATTATTGTATGAAAGACATGAATctagtttatatatatgttttattattttagttaTGATCATAGTATTAAATTTAAAGTAGATCCTGAGGTAGTAATAAGTCTTAGCAAATAACCGACCTTTAAGATATATGTATATAGTTATTATTATTAGCGAACCAGAACACGATCTATACAAGTTATATTTGCAAAGAATTCCACAAAGAAAAAATGAGTTTGGGCTGTGTTACTTGTTTTCAAACATTATTAGCCAATCAAAAAATAGTATTGAATAAAATAGACTTTCACTACAAAAAAcagggcctataccgagaacaaatgtcctcggtataatcccaaatgtcctcggtaaaacttctaccgagacaatgtcgtcggtagaaagttatcggtacagccgcgtcggtaaaacaaaacttctaccgacgacattaaaaatgttctcggtataaggtttaccgaggacaatgtcctcggtagaaagtgacaaatgtcctcggtacaaccaaccccaatttgtcatcgtactggtatataccgacatcttggaggtatataccgaggacaatgtcctcggtatagacttttccccaattttttttttatatttgttattcccttatttatttatttgtttattttgaccccaattttttttatatttgttattcccttatttatttatttattttgaattaaatataaaaaaatataataaaattaaaacacttatattaaagatataaataaaaacataagagtatgttcgctgaatcaaaataaagaattgtcttaaacatgataatgtaatagtcaattgtaataaaattcatacataagtcctactgagtcggtgctccaacatcgggatcatcgggtggtggtggggcagattgagatcccggggtgatacaatgagtccggacatgctcctctaagtgtcgaagacgctctctcatctcagacaactcttcatctctagtttgtgaaggaagaaaatcaaatggagttcggtcccttatgttaaggatacgtccatatcctttctggtggccccgtcgttttccgaagacagtttgtaccaaagatatgtcttcatcttcaggcgcactcgaaactggtgtggaactctcagtatcagttgcctgtgtctgctgtgtgtcgcggtatgcacgcaattcctcctgtgatacaatgtataatgtaattaaaattttgaaacaattaaaaatttgaaaaatgtttaaaaaaacttaacgtacccaagtatttttggctgtctctgtcacccaccctgtgcctgatttatggtgagtatccatccagctatccgggatggactcaagttgcccagtctctaaattgcgctgtcacgtacatatatttttataaaattaataattaaacgtaaataagaaaaataaactaaaaaataattaattaactaacctttttatagcgtagggctgggattgactgagaacctccatagctaagctctttcagtttccttctattttccttgttgaccacagaacgtttctgcaaaaagttatcgttagtaatatatttaattaagatagttaagtttagcaagaaattaataccgtaatttctgggcgtcggaaaaattcaattgctttttgccactgcgtattcgtgcaaccaccataacgattttgtggcccattaatcgttaaatgctctttaatatcgtacttccagtcagaatactttttagcacacgaagtatcaatgcctctcaagatcccaggcatatgcccttctccatatctagtacgcccaatatcaaacaaatcatcctaatttacaaacatttattagtaaatatgatatataacataaaatgagaattaacataaaaatacataaactacttacttccaaatgtgcaagtattctttctttcgaggcatttggtacttttgaccattgaggacagtccggatctgtgtactgtcgaacaagtaatccgagctctcttgagaaatttgagctgtactctccgatctctttatatgttctcccccgcacatcccactcgagagggagaggacgccccaactgttctctcttttcccgcgtgttcaatcctttatggcgtccacgtttacttggaggcgctattgtatgcaaattcaatattttaaaattaatatggattaattgttaaattttaaggagtatatcaatgtgtaaagtattacctcgttcacaatcagctgggatatctgacggtccacgtggaggatcgcatcctccaccatcacccccgtgagattgagcaataacatcagccatatctgtcaaattaatcgatattaaaattacatttatcagttaaaaatgacaatataaaattatttattgttaaaaataattacttcaacatattataaaattaccacttaattatcactataataatcttcactatcatcatcggtttctatgtgttcatcttactcttcatcatcttcatattcaacctcctcctcctcctcctcctcctctccctcctcctcctcttcttcttccatttcctcctccctctcctcctcaattgcaacattatctatctcaacaaattgtaatggagcccccgtacgttcaaagctgatttgtggcaacggtccaagatcaacgaataattggaaattagaggaactagtgttgtgcataacatctacttctacatcctccgcttgttcttcaactagtgggatgtcccacacatttctgtgatgcacttcttggacggctttccaatgagatttatttttaaggtcttcaatgtagaaaacttggttaacctgagttgctaagataaatttatcatctttgaaggcctccgaactggttttgatactcgttatgttttgctcaaactttaatcctgaagaccgattagtgtcaaaccatttgcacttaaataatacaacataacaaccagaaagataagacatcactaaaacttcttccaactggccgtaataagtactattttcgacacccgctacagagactccactattttgagttttgcgattcttgtccctgtcataacacaaaaatcttactccatttacaacacacccagggtacgacgcaacacgagttgaagaaccgtttgctaaagagattaattcttcatCTACTTCCAAGGATCCTGTTTGTCGAAGATGATAATtcttattataaaaccaattaggaaattcctctctatgtaattggtctaggttttcaacacctctagtctgtagaatttccctatgctctctgcaaaaaacaaaaacaactaatttaagagctactaataagtgttataataaacatgcaatgaaatgatgaactactttaattacttaccgaagatatggcaagatctcattgcagttgtttagaatataccaatctgctattttcttcacttcatcttccaaaattgtcaatgatttcttaccaattggacgaccctgagatcgaaagaccgacatctttttaagtgatggaccaacatctacatttcggtctggacgattgaactttgtctcaacacctttcaagtacatggagaaaaatgttaatgcctcatcaaccacatatccttctgctattgaCCCCTCTGGACGTGCTTTGTTACagacataattcttcaattttttcttatacctttcaaaaggatacatccacctcatgtgaacCGGTCCTCCAAGTATTGCTTCTTCCGGTAAATGTATTAGTAGATGGACCATGATATCGAAAAGAGCAGGTGGGAAAATATTCTCTAACTTGTAAACAATCTCAACAATTGAAGTTTGGACTTTttctaaatctgagacttttagagttctcgcacaaatgagcttgaagaaagtgcataactcaataatagttgtactcattgatttctctaggaatgcatgcacaccaactggcaaaaggcgttgcataatgatgtgacaatcatgcgatttcaaaccagttatcttattgtcattatcaatcacatttttccttaggttagatccaaaaccatctggaaacttcactgatttaagaaatcgacaaaacttttggcgatcttcaacagtgaaagtgaatttggccgcaggcttttgtatccgaccattcaacttcctcagctgtaactctggtctcatcttcatcttctccaagtctactctggcactaactgtgtctttggtcttattctccagcccaactattgtgcctactaaactgtcgcacacatttttctcaacatgcaaaacatctagattgtgtcgcaacattatgttggcccaatatgggagctcaaaaaatatactttttttccgccaaccaacttgctcttttgtacactttcttttttggccgccataactgacatgcttaccaggaagagaatcgggtataaaactcatttgtgtgaacatttcttgcatggttaatggctttggtggtaatcttttttcaacgacaccatatgtcttcttgtcccttctaatggcatgtttgattggtaaaaaatgtctatgaccataaaaagcaaacttcttttgtaaacgaatagatggtgttgccacattgcaagtagagcaagcatgataaccttgggcagtccatccagaaaggctacttcttgctgggtaatcgtttatagtccacatcaaagctgcccgaagagtgaagaaactgccatcgactgcatctcgagtctgtacaccagtcacccataattcttttaactcatcaatcaatggtcttaagaaaacatcaaaatcttttcctggcgaatgaggtcccggaattaataaactcaacatgaaattagtttctctcatgcacaaccatggtggcaagttatatgtcgtcaacactaccggccacatactataagacagactcatattaccaaagggattgaatccatctgcagccaatccaagccgcacattcctgggttccattgcaaatgttggattatttcggtcaaagtccttccaagctttcccatcagcaggatgacgcaatacaccatcttcttttatacgttgctcgtgatgccatctcatatgttgagcaatgtgcctcgatgcatattttcgcattaacctaggggttaaaggaaaataacgcatcactttatgaggcactttctttcccttggtgttcttgtccacccatcgatcctctccacaaacaggacatttgctttttccagcatgttctttccaaaacagtgcgcaatcatgcttgcagacatggattgactcgtagcccaatccaagattccgcaacaaccttttcgctgcatagtgcgattttggaagcttatttggggctggaaatgcatcatgtaacaactctagcattccatcaaatattttattgggaatttttcccaacactttgaaatgcattaacttcactaggaaattcaatgatgtgtaattttgacacccggggaataatggagcctcgatctcagcaaacaaatcgttataatgttgcccactcctgtagtctgttgtaggtatctcttgaccgcgctcattctccgcttgttcgtcattgtcattttgcataagatcaGTGAGAACATCCAttatttcatcttcatcattttgatctatccgagctctcattggtattatttcatcctctccatgccaattCCAATTGGTATATTttcgtagaaaaccatttacaaaaagatgattttctaatacatcaatcgtctgaaattcaatgttgacacacctcctacacggacatttcaccaatccccttgagtcaatgcactgccgagctctctggagaaaatccatcacagCCTCATACTCATtggataatcgatctgtcaaattaatccaactcttgtcgatcgacattgtatgaatgtagcactgcacggaacactaatcatcaaacttacaatcaatttgtgtgtgtcctaattcagagagaggcaaatgtaagagtcttcaatgactcaccctctctaaacgggtctaaggcttcttgtgatgaacactaaaa
The Humulus lupulus chromosome 6, drHumLupu1.1, whole genome shotgun sequence DNA segment above includes these coding regions:
- the LOC133784621 gene encoding receptor-like protein EIX2 → MTMIRVFVLLFVVATCHVWSTSSSVDGQCIEKEREALVGFKQGLVDEYNVLSSWASTGGDCCSWRGIRCDNSTHHIIALDLPAQSNEQILSGQISSSLVELQHLSYLDLSYNNFTNIPEFIGSLSRLTYLDLSYNLIVGIIPSQLGNLTRLKYLNLSSDPGYGQLIGNSLEWLSHLNSLQHFALGNTDFTRATNWFQSFKTASSLSFLALSNCVLPQVDISSLSHTNSSSNSLTDLSIVKSSVHPTTVPWLLNISTSLVNLSLSDSDIKGTLPNSFENMRYLKKIDLSANEFEGAIPKSLGNLCSLKFLWLEYNKFNTTLDDVLKSLNGCARNSLYIMDLHDNNLRGSFPDDLNTFPTRLQYLSIFDNHLEGPILTNLSVLSDLRVLLANNNRFNGTIPESIGELQYLEDFDFSDNDFSGLVSEVHFRKLSNLKELYLSRNMLTVKFDPAWVPPFDLLSVKLMSCKLGPQFPRWLRNQTNISILDISFNEIDDVFLIGFPTLLPN
- the LOC133783751 gene encoding uncharacterized protein LOC133783751, with the protein product MDTHHKSGTGWVTETAKNTWEELRAYRDTQQTQATDTESSTPVSSAPEDEDISLVQTVFGKRRGHQKGYGRILNIRDRTPFDFLPSQTRDEELSEMRERLRHLEEHVRTHCITPGSQSAPPPPDDPDVGAPTQ